A stretch of the Haloarcula ordinaria genome encodes the following:
- the glmM gene encoding phosphoglucosamine mutase, with protein sequence MTLFGTSGIRGPVGETVTADLALSVGRALGVDCERVVVGRDPRESGEFLQAALVAGLRESGTDVVDLGLAATPTVARAVGWRDADAGVSVTASHNPPEDNGIKLWQPSGQAFDAAKRERIEERIADGAFDPAGWDASGRLDSWDARERHADAIRDALDRDTLDSHVVVDVGNGAGGVSVEALQSLGCHVETLNAQPDGSFPGRPSEPKAENCRSLATLVAESDADLGVAHDGDADRMRAVAGDGTYLSGDVLLAIFARAAADPGQRVAVPVDTSLAVADYLAERDVGVEYTPVGDVYVAEAASEDGVAFGGEPSGSWIWPDRTLCPDGPLAAATVAALDAARALSERAAEVPDYPIRRDSIEVDGKRAVMDSVRETVLETYDDVTTLDGVRVDLGDAWFLLRASGTQPLVRVTAEAREASRADSVFQEARALVADARE encoded by the coding sequence ATGACACTGTTCGGAACGAGCGGTATCCGTGGGCCGGTCGGCGAGACGGTGACGGCGGACCTGGCGCTCTCGGTCGGTCGGGCGCTGGGCGTCGACTGTGAGCGCGTCGTCGTCGGCCGGGACCCCCGCGAGAGCGGCGAGTTCCTGCAGGCGGCGCTGGTCGCCGGCCTCCGCGAGAGCGGCACCGACGTGGTCGACCTCGGGCTGGCGGCGACGCCGACGGTCGCCCGGGCGGTCGGCTGGCGCGACGCCGATGCCGGCGTCTCCGTCACGGCGAGTCACAATCCGCCCGAGGACAACGGCATCAAGCTCTGGCAGCCCAGCGGTCAGGCGTTCGACGCGGCGAAGCGCGAGCGTATCGAGGAACGCATCGCCGACGGGGCGTTCGACCCCGCCGGCTGGGACGCGAGCGGTCGGCTCGACAGCTGGGACGCCCGCGAGCGCCACGCCGACGCCATCCGCGACGCACTCGACCGCGACACGCTGGACAGTCACGTCGTCGTCGACGTCGGCAACGGGGCTGGCGGAGTCAGCGTCGAGGCGTTGCAGTCGCTCGGCTGCCACGTCGAGACGCTCAACGCCCAGCCGGACGGCTCGTTCCCCGGCCGCCCCTCCGAACCGAAAGCCGAGAACTGCCGGTCGCTCGCGACGCTCGTCGCCGAGTCGGACGCCGACCTTGGCGTCGCCCACGACGGCGACGCCGACCGGATGCGGGCAGTCGCGGGTGACGGGACGTACCTCTCCGGGGACGTCCTGCTGGCCATCTTCGCCCGCGCGGCGGCCGACCCCGGCCAGCGGGTCGCCGTCCCCGTCGACACGAGTCTCGCGGTGGCGGATTACCTCGCGGAACGGGACGTCGGCGTCGAGTACACGCCGGTCGGCGACGTCTACGTCGCCGAGGCCGCGAGCGAGGACGGCGTCGCCTTCGGCGGCGAACCCAGCGGGTCGTGGATATGGCCCGACCGGACGCTGTGTCCCGACGGCCCGCTGGCCGCGGCCACCGTCGCCGCGCTCGACGCCGCCCGGGCGCTTTCCGAGCGGGCGGCCGAGGTCCCGGACTACCCCATCCGCCGGGACAGTATCGAGGTCGACGGGAAGCGAGCGGTGATGGATAGCGTGCGCGAGACGGTGCTCGAGACCTACGACGACGTGACGACGCTGGACGGCGTCCGCGTCGACCTGGGCGACGCCTGGTTCCTGCTGCGGGCCAGTGGCACCCAGCCGCTGGTGCGAGTCACCGCGGAAGCGCGTGAGGCGAGTCGGGCCGACAGCGTCTTCCAGGAGGCCCGGGCGCTCGTGGCCGACGCCAGGGAGTGA
- the rpiA gene encoding ribose-5-phosphate isomerase RpiA, whose amino-acid sequence MKQGGSEAAKRAAGESAAEVVEDGMVVGLGTGSTAAHAIRALGRAVDAGLDITGVPTSFQSRELARECGIPLVDLDAASVDLAIDGADEVAGGDLVKGGGAAHAREKVVDASADRFLVVADPTKLADALSHPVPVEVLPVARTTVADAVRDLGGAPSLRRAERKDGPVVTDNGNLVLDCDFGTVEEPAPLGRALAGTPGAVEHGLFIGLADELHVGTEDGVTVQDL is encoded by the coding sequence ATGAAACAGGGCGGCTCCGAGGCGGCGAAGCGGGCGGCCGGCGAGTCGGCGGCCGAGGTAGTCGAGGACGGGATGGTCGTCGGCCTCGGCACCGGAAGTACCGCGGCCCACGCCATCCGGGCCCTCGGGCGAGCGGTCGACGCCGGGCTGGATATCACCGGCGTTCCCACGTCGTTCCAGTCGCGCGAGCTGGCCCGCGAGTGCGGGATTCCGCTCGTGGACCTGGACGCGGCCTCGGTCGACCTCGCCATCGACGGGGCCGACGAGGTGGCCGGCGGTGACCTCGTCAAGGGGGGCGGCGCGGCCCACGCACGCGAGAAGGTTGTCGACGCCAGCGCCGACCGCTTCCTCGTGGTCGCGGACCCGACGAAGCTGGCCGACGCGCTGTCGCATCCGGTGCCGGTCGAGGTACTGCCCGTGGCCCGGACGACCGTCGCCGACGCCGTCCGTGACCTGGGTGGTGCCCCGTCGCTCCGCCGCGCCGAGCGGAAGGACGGCCCCGTGGTGACCGACAACGGCAATCTCGTCCTCGACTGCGACTTCGGGACCGTCGAAGAGCCGGCGCCCCTCGGCCGGGCGCTCGCGGGCACGCCCGGCGCCGTCGAACACGGTCTGTTCATCGGGCTGGCCGACGAACTCCACGTGGGCACCGAGGACGGCGTCACAGTCCAGGACCTGTAG
- a CDS encoding DUF1931 domain-containing protein — translation MADLIVKAAVKEALDDMNVSSDFYDALDAEVGELLDDAARRADENDRKTVQPRDL, via the coding sequence ATGGCAGACCTAATCGTCAAAGCCGCGGTGAAGGAAGCGCTCGATGATATGAACGTCTCCTCGGACTTCTACGATGCCCTCGACGCAGAGGTCGGAGAGCTGCTCGACGACGCAGCCCGTCGAGCCGACGAGAACGACCGCAAGACGGTCCAGCCGCGCGACCTGTAA
- the larB gene encoding nickel pincer cofactor biosynthesis protein LarB, with protein MRDLLEAVAAGDLSPAEAEVELAGYATNGAGRFDAARTDRSGVPEAILGDGKEPAEIATLAATAVETTGRAIATRVDDADVAAVRERLSDVAPDATSRWNDRSNWVVATTPDFERPDLSASVGVVTAGTSDAVPAGEAAMVAHEMGASVSRIDDVGVASIARTIDAVDRLRDQDVLVVAAGREGALPTVIAGLVDVPVVGLPVSTGYGHGGDGEAALSGMLQSCTALSVVNVDAGFTAGAQAGLIARQLDDAR; from the coding sequence ATGCGCGACCTACTCGAAGCGGTCGCGGCGGGGGACCTCTCGCCCGCCGAGGCCGAAGTGGAGCTCGCGGGGTACGCGACCAACGGCGCGGGGCGGTTCGACGCTGCGCGGACCGACCGGTCGGGCGTCCCGGAGGCGATACTCGGCGACGGGAAAGAGCCGGCCGAGATAGCGACGCTCGCGGCGACGGCAGTGGAGACGACGGGCCGGGCTATCGCGACCCGGGTCGACGACGCCGACGTGGCGGCCGTCCGCGAGCGGCTCTCGGACGTCGCTCCGGACGCGACGAGCCGGTGGAACGACCGCTCGAACTGGGTCGTGGCGACCACGCCCGACTTCGAGCGACCCGACCTATCGGCCTCGGTCGGTGTCGTGACCGCCGGAACCTCCGACGCCGTCCCGGCCGGCGAGGCGGCGATGGTCGCCCACGAGATGGGCGCGAGCGTGAGTCGCATCGACGACGTGGGCGTCGCGAGCATCGCCCGCACTATCGACGCGGTCGACCGGCTGCGCGACCAGGACGTCCTCGTCGTGGCCGCGGGCCGCGAGGGGGCGCTGCCGACGGTCATCGCCGGCCTCGTCGACGTCCCCGTCGTCGGCCTCCCGGTGTCGACGGGGTACGGTCACGGCGGCGACGGCGAGGCGGCGCTCTCAGGGATGCTCCAGTCCTGTACGGCGCTCTCCGTCGTCAACGTCGACGCCGGGTTCACGGCCGGCGCACAGGCGGGCCTAATCGCACGACAGCT